A section of the Pyxidicoccus xibeiensis genome encodes:
- a CDS encoding S1 family peptidase — protein MRAGSKRWRRWASALAGLALAACEGRPAEAPRDDAAPADVEDVEAATVTLDAGHCAGVVVEDGRHALTAAHCVRPAQRRVEVSFLDGQRLAGTYVDVDRGRDVAVIRLDERAPVRPLDVADALPAPGDGLVFAGRNDRPGEPQEAMVERLGPCPSLPGVPAALFTTMRGEPGDSGAPLVDLQMRVVGLVHGGAACRIATPTNGLGMRVQELSGQGPRMARKGPARPR, from the coding sequence ATGCGAGCGGGCTCGAAGCGGTGGCGGAGGTGGGCGTCGGCCCTGGCGGGCCTGGCATTGGCGGCATGTGAGGGACGGCCTGCGGAGGCGCCTCGGGACGACGCCGCGCCCGCGGACGTGGAGGACGTGGAGGCGGCCACGGTGACGCTGGACGCGGGCCACTGCGCGGGCGTGGTGGTGGAGGACGGCCGGCACGCGCTCACCGCCGCGCACTGTGTCCGTCCGGCCCAGAGGCGGGTGGAGGTGTCGTTCCTGGACGGACAGCGGCTGGCTGGCACCTACGTCGACGTGGACCGGGGGCGCGACGTGGCGGTCATCCGGTTGGATGAGCGGGCGCCGGTGCGGCCCCTGGACGTGGCGGACGCCCTGCCCGCGCCCGGTGACGGGCTGGTGTTCGCCGGCCGGAACGACCGTCCGGGCGAGCCGCAGGAGGCGATGGTGGAGCGGCTGGGCCCGTGTCCCTCGCTGCCCGGAGTCCCCGCCGCGCTCTTCACCACCATGCGGGGCGAGCCGGGGGACTCGGGCGCGCCGCTGGTCGACTTGCAGATGCGGGTGGTGGGCCTGGTGCACGGCGGCGCGGCCTGCCGCATCGCCACGCCCACGAATGGCCTGGGCATGCGCGTGCAGGAGCTGTCCGGGCAGGGCCCTCGGATGGCGCGAAAGGGACCCGCCCGGCCGCGCTAG
- a CDS encoding YceI family protein, with amino-acid sequence MKTSLKSAVALLIAVPSLAFAANYEIDGSHSSAGFTVRHMMVSNVNGSFNVKSGTVNVDDKDITKSTVEAVLDATTVNTGNAKRDEHLRAPDFFDTAKHPTITFKSKKVEQAGEGKLKVSGDLTMHGVTKPVVLDVTGPSKESKDPWGNTRTGVTATTKLNRKDFGLTYNTALETGGVAVGEEVTVNLDLSLVKKQPAPAAAPAAAGKK; translated from the coding sequence ATGAAGACGTCCCTGAAGAGCGCTGTTGCCCTGCTGATTGCCGTCCCGTCCCTGGCGTTTGCCGCCAACTACGAGATTGACGGCTCCCATTCGAGCGCCGGTTTCACCGTGCGGCACATGATGGTGTCCAACGTGAACGGCTCGTTCAACGTGAAGAGCGGCACCGTCAACGTGGACGACAAGGACATCACCAAGTCCACCGTGGAGGCCGTCCTCGACGCCACCACCGTCAACACCGGCAACGCCAAGCGCGATGAGCACCTGCGCGCGCCGGACTTCTTCGACACGGCGAAGCACCCCACCATCACCTTCAAGTCGAAGAAGGTGGAGCAGGCCGGCGAGGGCAAGCTGAAGGTCTCCGGCGACCTGACCATGCACGGCGTCACCAAGCCCGTCGTCCTGGACGTCACGGGCCCGTCCAAGGAGTCCAAGGACCCCTGGGGCAACACCCGCACGGGCGTGACGGCGACCACCAAGCTGAACCGCAAGGACTTCGGCCTGACCTACAACACGGCGCTGGAGACGGGCGGCGTGGCGGTGGGTGAGGAAGTCACCGTGAACCTGGACCTGTCCCTGGTGAAGAAGCAGCCGGCGCCTGCCGCGGCCCCGGCCGCCGCGGGCAAGAAGTAG
- a CDS encoding response regulator transcription factor has translation MKPKVLIVENSWTMRETLRLLLSGDFDCTTAADGESGLAQALADPPDAVLSDVNMDGMDGYELCRRLRAEPSLKDIPVVFVSGYPAREDVGPDQGAPDAYLVKPAKPTMLIAQLHALLRRDGGIPPPAKAMGKKG, from the coding sequence GTGAAGCCGAAGGTCCTCATCGTGGAGAACTCCTGGACGATGCGGGAGACGCTGCGCCTCCTGCTCTCCGGCGATTTCGACTGCACCACGGCGGCGGACGGAGAATCCGGTCTCGCGCAGGCCCTGGCGGACCCGCCGGACGCGGTGCTGTCCGACGTGAACATGGACGGCATGGACGGCTACGAGCTGTGCCGCCGCCTCCGCGCCGAGCCCTCGCTGAAGGACATCCCGGTCGTCTTCGTCAGCGGCTATCCCGCGCGTGAGGACGTCGGCCCGGACCAGGGCGCCCCGGATGCGTACCTCGTCAAGCCGGCGAAGCCCACGATGCTCATCGCCCAGCTCCACGCGCTGCTGCGGCGGGACGGCGGAATCCCGCCTCCCGCCAAGGCCATGGGCAAGAAGGGCTGA
- a CDS encoding 2-hydroxychromene-2-carboxylate isomerase, with the protein MARAPLRFCLDYLSPYAYLAWTRMPALAARHGRVVEPVPVLLAGLLNALGSVGPAEIPPKRVYVFKHTYRIAHGFGVPLVPPPSHPFNPLLALRVTAAVEDLEARGRLVSALYASVWGGGKGAETPEAVGAALQAAGLDAPALLAAAGTPEVKERVRRNTEEALAAGAFGVPTILADGEVFFGVDSLEHLEQFLRGEDPVSQVDLERWRDLPSTASRR; encoded by the coding sequence ATGGCCCGAGCTCCCCTCCGCTTCTGCCTGGACTACCTGTCGCCCTACGCCTACCTCGCCTGGACGCGCATGCCCGCCCTCGCCGCGCGCCATGGCCGCGTCGTGGAGCCCGTGCCCGTGCTGCTGGCGGGCCTGCTCAACGCGCTCGGCAGCGTGGGGCCGGCGGAGATTCCGCCCAAGCGCGTCTACGTCTTCAAGCACACGTACCGCATCGCCCATGGGTTCGGCGTGCCGCTCGTGCCGCCGCCCTCGCACCCGTTCAACCCGCTGCTCGCGCTCCGGGTGACGGCGGCCGTGGAGGACCTGGAGGCCCGGGGCCGGCTGGTGTCCGCCCTCTATGCTTCCGTCTGGGGGGGAGGGAAGGGCGCGGAGACGCCCGAGGCCGTGGGCGCCGCCCTCCAGGCCGCCGGGCTCGACGCCCCGGCGCTGCTGGCCGCCGCCGGGACGCCCGAGGTGAAGGAGCGCGTGCGCCGCAACACCGAGGAGGCGCTCGCCGCCGGGGCCTTCGGCGTCCCCACCATCCTCGCGGACGGGGAGGTGTTCTTCGGCGTGGACTCGCTGGAGCACCTGGAGCAGTTCCTGCGGGGCGAGGACCCCGTGTCCCAGGTGGACCTCGAGCGCTGGCGCGACCTGCCCTCGACGGCGTCCCGGCGCTGA
- a CDS encoding DUF1751 domain-containing protein, with product MRPMRSFGGRGGGGGLPGLETMASKLAVALVAGSVLYHLTKGAQGSLLLLLPDLVFTRLLLWQPFTYAFIEASPFGIIFGAIITWSIGGYLESIWGGKRLLLVAVGITVLSGFITSLLALLVPGATIQAYVGGNVMTTVLWVAYGLSIGRGETNFWGIPLSGNALAGVGAGFVVLMAIVGGWQTQVPDLLALGLVFAYVRGASPRRLWLHLQHWRLQRQLKDRSKHLHVVPKNQARPDRDQFLN from the coding sequence ATGCGACCGATGCGCAGCTTCGGCGGCAGGGGTGGTGGCGGCGGGCTGCCCGGCCTGGAGACGATGGCGTCCAAGCTGGCGGTGGCGCTGGTGGCCGGCTCCGTGCTGTACCACCTCACGAAGGGAGCGCAGGGCTCGCTGCTGCTGCTGCTGCCGGACCTCGTCTTCACGCGCCTGCTGCTGTGGCAGCCGTTCACCTACGCCTTCATCGAGGCGAGCCCGTTCGGCATCATCTTCGGCGCCATCATCACCTGGTCCATCGGCGGCTACCTGGAGTCAATCTGGGGTGGCAAGCGCCTGCTGCTGGTGGCGGTGGGCATCACCGTGCTGTCCGGTTTCATCACCTCGCTGCTGGCGCTGCTGGTGCCCGGGGCGACGATTCAGGCGTACGTCGGCGGCAACGTGATGACCACGGTGCTGTGGGTGGCGTACGGGCTGAGCATCGGCCGGGGTGAGACGAACTTCTGGGGCATCCCCCTGTCGGGCAACGCGCTGGCCGGAGTGGGCGCGGGCTTCGTGGTGCTGATGGCCATCGTCGGCGGGTGGCAGACGCAGGTGCCGGACCTGCTCGCGCTGGGCCTGGTGTTCGCCTACGTGCGCGGCGCCAGCCCGCGCCGGCTGTGGCTGCACCTCCAGCACTGGCGCCTGCAGCGGCAGCTCAAGGACCGCTCCAAGCACCTGCACGTGGTGCCCAAGAACCAGGCCCGGCCGGACCGGGACCAGTTCCTCAACTGA
- a CDS encoding dioxygenase family protein: MGDGLDRREVLQGAAAAGVAGVLGGGPSASTSVAPAVFVSHGSPMVALDADAYPQSLKALGDSAASVRALVVVSAHWETPGEVRVTASARPPLIHDFYGFPEPLYRLRYDAPGEPSLAADVVTRLKAAGLRAAADAERGLDHGAWVPLLHAFPQARLPVVQVSLPTISSPAEVARVGEVLRPLRGQGVLLMGSGGIVHNLRRLNFHDKLASVEPWAQAFDGWVAARLEARDFSGLQAWLDAPNARLAHPRAEHLMPLYFVLGAALPEDRLTPVFEGFHHGTLSMRSFALRG, encoded by the coding sequence ATGGGTGACGGTCTCGACAGAAGGGAAGTCCTGCAGGGCGCGGCGGCCGCCGGGGTGGCGGGCGTGCTCGGCGGGGGCCCGTCCGCCAGCACGTCGGTGGCGCCCGCGGTGTTCGTGTCGCACGGCTCGCCCATGGTGGCGCTGGACGCGGACGCGTACCCGCAGTCGCTGAAGGCCCTGGGAGACAGCGCGGCCTCGGTACGGGCGCTGGTGGTGGTGTCGGCGCACTGGGAGACGCCCGGTGAGGTGCGCGTCACCGCGAGCGCCCGGCCTCCCCTCATCCATGACTTCTACGGCTTTCCGGAGCCGCTCTACCGCCTGCGGTACGACGCGCCAGGCGAGCCCTCGCTGGCGGCGGACGTGGTGACGCGGCTGAAGGCGGCCGGGCTGCGCGCGGCGGCGGACGCGGAGCGGGGCCTGGACCATGGCGCCTGGGTGCCGCTGCTCCATGCCTTCCCGCAGGCGAGGCTGCCGGTGGTGCAGGTGTCGCTGCCGACCATCTCGAGCCCCGCGGAGGTGGCGCGGGTGGGCGAGGTGCTGCGGCCGCTGCGCGGCCAGGGCGTGCTGCTGATGGGCAGCGGCGGCATCGTCCACAACCTGCGCCGGCTGAATTTCCACGACAAGCTGGCGTCGGTCGAGCCGTGGGCGCAGGCGTTCGACGGTTGGGTGGCGGCGAGACTGGAGGCGCGGGACTTCTCCGGCCTTCAGGCATGGTTGGATGCACCGAACGCGCGGCTCGCGCATCCGAGAGCCGAGCACTTGATGCCCCTGTATTTCGTCCTCGGTGCTGCCCTCCCCGAGGACCGTCTCACCCCCGTGTTCGAGGGCTTCCATCACGGAACCTTGTCCATGCGCAGCTTCGCGCTGCGCGGCTGA
- the uraH gene encoding hydroxyisourate hydrolase: MSTLSTHVLDTNRGRPAAGVPITLEVQGPSGTWKELARGVTNDDGRVRDFLPQGARVEPGVYRMAFDTGAYFRTLGVKGFYPSVTVVFELAAPDEHYHVPLLLSPFGYSTYRGS, from the coding sequence ATGAGCACTCTTTCCACCCACGTCCTCGATACGAACCGGGGCCGCCCCGCCGCGGGCGTCCCCATCACCCTGGAAGTGCAGGGGCCCTCGGGCACCTGGAAGGAGCTGGCGCGCGGAGTCACCAACGACGACGGGCGCGTGCGCGACTTCCTGCCGCAGGGCGCCCGCGTGGAGCCGGGCGTCTACCGGATGGCCTTCGACACGGGCGCGTACTTCCGCACGCTCGGCGTGAAGGGCTTCTACCCGTCCGTGACGGTGGTGTTCGAGCTGGCCGCGCCCGACGAGCACTACCACGTGCCGCTGCTGCTGAGCCCCTTCGGCTACTCCACGTACCGGGGGAGCTGA
- a CDS encoding protein kinase domain-containing protein — translation MVVTGRYRVEGLLGEGGMGRIWLAADLHEQRKVALKEMQVPAGLTVAKTEELVLMFRHEFFAMKKLQHPGTLKVFDWGMTEAGNRFITMEVVDGKDLSSLVRDTPLDTPTLYRVLIQMAQVLAFLHSRLYVHCDIKASNVRITRSGAVKLMDFGVMHQLGTPSPGRLKGTLEYLAPEWQRGASIDGRADLYSLGVMAYYLVAGRLPFKRNTPAALLADHLTRPPPRPSTICPVEPRLEELILTLLAKDPRERFQDAGELLEALCHASGEPLPEETLSARASYLHVPEVVGRGAELEALMNALAEADWGQSHAVLIGAPAGVGKTRLLQEFELQAKLAELPFGRGQCRAEGQAPLAPITQALRCLLPHTPVELLERLSPKLGRLLPGLGPDAVAVPQAVGEEKLAFFGALAEWVQALGRQMTLVLCFEDLQWADSATLEVLNVLIRTLHGTRGMVVGTFRSGELSRLSLAFQTVDEKLTTRMDLEPLAAEHVRTLVELALPGLSVPEGFVTRLHATTGGNAFFATECLRALVEENALARVGGRWTAAEGLDTRPLPASIQDAVLARLGTAPPEQVALLRKLAPAGRSLELPMVRALAELPEVELFAVLDGIVERQFLQEVEGRYIFTHDTVHQAVYDTTPEDVRRVAHGQVALALQTLHSQRSDLSRTVGWHYLRSSEPELAIGPLLDAGRAAIEAQALLEATLLLKEAAALLEAAPDFPGRDRLLLRIWVTMVEVGYSSDPPISLKFVEKLFAHWAATVDLEEGRRQAAAALEAACAAPEAERPARLRELFREREADAYASPQDVFWKKAELQILQGMALAIVGRTADLTALLARVETEQPEVSPYRAATLLAPAVLCAYTGRFAGVLESQFEQLERLRGLREVMGRLPRRLAWALGMGGYMMNMNLALRGEPLDAQATRDGYAVAEAHGFTDVRAFHLFSVVSRAAFTGDGAAFVPAFTEKTDLVRRLGNPRLMERNLALFTPPYYLERGEHEHVAAVVTRGETLVGVLPGDRWLQAHVQVYQACRDVLFEDAAAARQSLPKALVAARENGLRMETLLRVYQSRFEREQGNTLAAAEAAEAALTRALDPMLANPWDEILARRAVAALLPGDEGGAHLRRALALGELTGNVLQMGLVRLSLAERANGTEAAVAELEAAEALFTEARATNLLAMASSLRGALQRRAGVRQSA, via the coding sequence ATGGTGGTGACGGGGCGCTACCGGGTGGAGGGGCTGCTGGGCGAGGGCGGCATGGGCCGCATCTGGCTGGCGGCGGACCTGCACGAGCAGCGCAAGGTGGCGCTCAAGGAGATGCAGGTCCCCGCGGGGCTGACGGTCGCGAAGACGGAGGAGCTGGTGCTGATGTTCCGGCACGAGTTCTTCGCGATGAAGAAGCTGCAGCACCCCGGCACGCTGAAGGTCTTCGACTGGGGCATGACGGAGGCCGGCAACCGCTTCATCACCATGGAGGTGGTGGACGGCAAGGACCTGAGCTCGCTGGTGCGAGACACGCCGCTGGACACGCCGACGCTGTACCGGGTGCTCATCCAGATGGCGCAGGTGCTGGCCTTCCTGCACTCGCGGCTGTACGTGCACTGCGACATCAAGGCCAGCAACGTGCGCATCACCCGCTCCGGCGCGGTGAAGCTGATGGACTTCGGCGTCATGCACCAGCTGGGCACGCCCAGCCCCGGGCGGCTCAAGGGCACGCTGGAGTACCTGGCCCCGGAGTGGCAGCGCGGCGCGAGCATCGACGGGCGCGCGGACCTCTACTCGCTGGGGGTGATGGCCTACTACCTCGTCGCGGGCCGGCTGCCCTTCAAGCGCAACACCCCGGCGGCGCTGCTGGCGGACCACCTGACGCGCCCGCCGCCGAGGCCGTCCACGATATGCCCCGTGGAGCCGCGGCTGGAGGAGCTCATCCTCACGCTGCTGGCCAAGGACCCGCGCGAGCGCTTCCAGGACGCCGGCGAGCTGCTGGAGGCGCTGTGCCACGCCAGCGGTGAGCCGCTGCCGGAGGAGACGCTGTCGGCGCGCGCCAGCTACCTGCACGTGCCGGAGGTGGTGGGGCGCGGGGCGGAGCTGGAAGCGCTGATGAACGCGCTGGCCGAGGCGGACTGGGGCCAGTCACACGCGGTGCTCATCGGCGCGCCGGCGGGCGTGGGCAAGACGCGGCTGCTCCAGGAGTTCGAGCTGCAGGCGAAGCTGGCGGAGCTGCCCTTCGGCCGCGGGCAGTGCCGGGCCGAGGGCCAGGCGCCGCTGGCGCCGATCACGCAGGCGCTGCGCTGCCTGCTGCCGCACACGCCGGTGGAGCTCTTGGAGCGGCTGTCGCCGAAGCTGGGGCGGCTCTTGCCCGGGCTGGGGCCGGACGCCGTCGCGGTGCCCCAGGCGGTGGGCGAGGAGAAGCTGGCCTTCTTCGGCGCGCTGGCCGAGTGGGTGCAGGCGCTGGGACGGCAGATGACGCTGGTGCTGTGCTTCGAGGACTTGCAGTGGGCGGACAGCGCCACGCTGGAGGTCCTCAACGTGCTCATCCGCACGCTGCACGGCACGCGCGGCATGGTGGTGGGCACGTTCCGCTCCGGCGAGCTGAGCCGGCTGAGCCTGGCCTTCCAGACGGTGGACGAGAAGCTCACCACGCGCATGGACCTGGAGCCGCTGGCCGCCGAGCACGTGCGCACGCTGGTGGAGCTGGCGCTGCCCGGCCTGTCGGTGCCCGAGGGCTTCGTGACGCGGCTGCACGCCACCACGGGCGGCAACGCCTTCTTCGCCACCGAGTGCCTGCGCGCGCTGGTGGAGGAGAACGCGCTGGCGCGCGTGGGCGGCCGGTGGACGGCGGCGGAGGGGCTGGACACCCGGCCCCTGCCCGCCAGCATCCAGGACGCGGTGCTGGCGCGCCTGGGCACCGCGCCGCCGGAGCAGGTGGCGCTCTTGCGCAAGCTGGCGCCCGCGGGCCGCAGCCTGGAGCTGCCGATGGTGCGCGCGCTCGCGGAGCTGCCCGAGGTGGAGCTGTTCGCGGTGCTGGACGGCATCGTCGAGCGGCAGTTCCTCCAGGAGGTGGAGGGCCGCTACATCTTCACGCACGACACCGTGCACCAGGCCGTCTACGACACCACGCCCGAGGACGTGCGGCGGGTGGCGCATGGCCAGGTGGCGCTGGCGCTCCAGACGCTGCACTCGCAGCGCTCGGACCTGTCGCGCACGGTGGGCTGGCACTACCTGCGCTCGTCGGAGCCGGAGCTGGCCATCGGTCCGCTGCTGGACGCGGGCCGGGCGGCCATCGAAGCGCAGGCGCTGCTGGAGGCGACGCTGCTCCTGAAGGAGGCGGCGGCGCTGCTGGAGGCCGCGCCGGACTTCCCCGGGCGTGACAGGCTGCTCTTGCGCATCTGGGTGACGATGGTGGAGGTGGGCTACTCGAGCGACCCGCCGATTTCGCTGAAGTTCGTGGAGAAGCTCTTCGCGCACTGGGCGGCCACGGTGGACCTGGAGGAGGGGCGGCGGCAGGCGGCGGCGGCCCTGGAGGCCGCGTGCGCGGCGCCGGAGGCCGAGCGTCCCGCGCGGCTGCGGGAGCTGTTCCGGGAGCGGGAGGCGGACGCGTATGCCTCGCCCCAGGATGTCTTCTGGAAGAAGGCGGAGCTGCAGATCCTCCAGGGCATGGCGCTGGCCATCGTCGGCCGCACGGCGGACCTGACGGCGCTGCTGGCGCGCGTGGAAACCGAGCAGCCCGAGGTGTCGCCGTACCGCGCCGCGACGCTGCTGGCCCCGGCGGTGCTGTGCGCGTACACGGGCCGCTTCGCGGGCGTGCTGGAGTCGCAGTTCGAGCAGCTGGAGCGGCTGCGCGGGCTGCGCGAGGTGATGGGCCGGCTGCCGCGGCGCCTGGCGTGGGCGCTGGGGATGGGCGGCTACATGATGAACATGAACCTGGCGCTGCGCGGCGAGCCACTGGACGCGCAGGCCACGCGCGACGGGTACGCGGTGGCGGAGGCGCACGGGTTCACCGACGTGCGCGCCTTCCATCTGTTCTCGGTGGTGTCGCGCGCGGCCTTCACCGGGGACGGCGCGGCCTTCGTCCCGGCCTTCACGGAGAAGACGGACCTGGTGCGGCGGCTGGGCAACCCCCGGCTGATGGAGCGCAACCTGGCCCTCTTCACGCCGCCCTACTACCTGGAGCGCGGCGAGCACGAGCACGTGGCGGCGGTGGTGACGCGCGGGGAGACGCTGGTGGGGGTGCTGCCCGGAGACCGGTGGCTGCAGGCCCACGTGCAGGTGTACCAGGCGTGCCGGGACGTGCTCTTCGAGGACGCGGCGGCGGCGCGCCAGTCCCTGCCCAAGGCGCTGGTCGCGGCGCGGGAGAACGGCCTGCGCATGGAGACGCTGCTGCGCGTGTACCAGTCCCGCTTCGAGCGGGAGCAGGGGAACACGCTGGCGGCGGCGGAGGCCGCGGAGGCGGCGCTGACACGGGCGTTGGATCCGATGCTCGCCAACCCGTGGGACGAAATCCTCGCCCGCCGCGCGGTGGCGGCGCTGCTGCCCGGGGACGAGGGCGGCGCGCACCTGCGGCGCGCGCTGGCGCTGGGCGAGCTGACGGGCAACGTGCTGCAGATGGGGTTGGTGCGGCTGTCGCTCGCGGAGCGTGCGAACGGGACGGAGGCCGCCGTGGCGGAGCTGGAGGCGGCGGAGGCGCTCTTCACCGAGGCGCGGGCCACCAACCTGCTGGCGATGGCCAGCTCCCTTCGCGGGGCGCTCCAGCGGCGCGCGGGTGTCCGGCAGAGCGCCTGA
- a CDS encoding sigma 54-interacting transcriptional regulator yields the protein MAGRFELGLTELLSFEPGGGPMHFAGQRVLLMDPVALGLLRKELVGLLGMTAARGIFTRLGYAHGWRTAEAMKTAVPWTDESVWRRAGGRLHTLQGQVRVERVERHPEEGPEPFAEAQWRDSYEAEQHLLHLGQSDQPVCWSLTGFASGYMSYVNGKPIYGTELRCVGKGDAACHFVGRPAEEWSTECTEVLRLYETQCMEGVLAQVTDALKQAERKLRAKRQSLARAGVTEDPAGMVARSEAMQRVINLARRAAKVDSTVLVTGESGVGKERIARLIHDESGRAHKAFVAVNCAAVTESLLESELFGHARGAFTGATHDRAGLFEAAHGGTLFLDEVGEVPASMQAKLLRALQEREVRRVGENTNRKVDVRVVAATNRELAEEVRLGRFRQDLYYRLRVIELKIPPLRERREDILPLARVLLAEASERLGRKVSGLSPEAADQLLRYPWPGNVRELGNAVERAVALCEGQRVERDDLPEEVRAAPPSLVPNGNPRRLEDMEKEYILAVLARNGGNRARTAEQLDIGVATLYRKLKQYGHPEAAH from the coding sequence GTGGCTGGCCGTTTCGAGCTGGGCTTGACTGAGCTGCTGTCATTCGAGCCGGGGGGCGGGCCCATGCACTTCGCGGGGCAGCGGGTGCTGCTGATGGACCCGGTAGCGCTGGGGCTGCTGCGCAAGGAGCTCGTGGGCCTGCTGGGGATGACGGCGGCGCGCGGCATCTTCACCCGGCTGGGGTACGCGCATGGCTGGCGCACGGCGGAGGCCATGAAGACGGCGGTGCCGTGGACGGACGAGTCCGTCTGGCGGAGGGCCGGTGGGCGGCTGCACACGCTCCAGGGCCAGGTGCGCGTGGAGCGTGTGGAGCGCCATCCCGAGGAGGGCCCGGAGCCCTTCGCGGAGGCGCAGTGGCGCGACTCCTACGAGGCCGAGCAGCACCTGCTGCACCTGGGCCAGTCGGACCAGCCGGTGTGCTGGAGCCTCACCGGCTTCGCGTCCGGGTACATGAGCTACGTCAACGGCAAGCCCATCTACGGCACGGAGCTGCGCTGCGTGGGCAAGGGCGACGCGGCCTGCCACTTCGTGGGCCGTCCCGCCGAGGAGTGGAGCACCGAGTGCACCGAGGTGCTGCGCCTCTACGAGACGCAGTGCATGGAGGGCGTGCTGGCGCAGGTGACGGACGCGCTCAAGCAGGCCGAGCGCAAGCTGCGGGCGAAGCGCCAGTCCCTCGCACGCGCGGGCGTGACGGAGGACCCGGCGGGCATGGTGGCGCGCTCCGAGGCCATGCAGCGGGTCATCAACCTGGCGCGCCGCGCGGCGAAGGTGGACTCCACGGTGCTCGTCACCGGCGAGAGCGGCGTGGGCAAGGAGCGCATCGCCCGCCTCATCCACGACGAGTCCGGCCGCGCGCACAAGGCCTTCGTCGCCGTCAACTGCGCCGCCGTCACCGAGAGCCTGCTGGAGAGCGAGCTGTTCGGCCACGCCCGCGGCGCCTTCACCGGCGCCACCCACGACAGGGCGGGCCTCTTCGAGGCGGCGCACGGCGGCACCCTCTTCCTGGACGAGGTGGGCGAGGTGCCCGCGTCCATGCAGGCCAAGCTGCTGCGCGCGCTCCAGGAGCGGGAGGTGCGGCGCGTGGGAGAGAACACCAACCGCAAGGTGGACGTGCGCGTGGTGGCCGCCACCAACCGGGAGCTCGCCGAGGAGGTGCGCCTGGGCCGCTTCCGCCAGGACCTCTACTACCGCCTGCGCGTCATCGAGCTGAAGATTCCCCCGCTGCGCGAGCGGCGCGAGGACATCCTCCCCCTGGCGCGCGTGCTGCTCGCCGAGGCCTCCGAGCGGCTGGGCCGGAAGGTGTCGGGCCTGTCCCCCGAGGCCGCCGACCAGCTCCTGCGCTACCCGTGGCCCGGCAACGTGCGCGAGCTGGGCAACGCGGTGGAGCGCGCGGTGGCGCTGTGCGAGGGCCAGCGGGTGGAGCGGGACGACCTGCCCGAGGAGGTCCGCGCCGCGCCGCCCAGCCTCGTGCCCAACGGCAACCCGCGCCGGCTGGAGGACATGGAGAAGGAGTACATCCTCGCGGTGCTGGCGCGAAACGGCGGCAACCGGGCCCGCACCGCCGAGCAGCTCGACATCGGCGTGGCCACGCTCTACCGCAAGCTCAAGCAGTACGGGCACCCCGAAGCGGCCCACTGA
- a CDS encoding acetyl-CoA C-acetyltransferase, producing the protein MKSVSKTEEIYFLSGKRTPFGTYGGALKDLSATDLAVESARAALAQAKVSPEQVQHVVYGNVVQTSSDAIYLPRHVGLRTGVPVPVPALGVNRLCGSGFQAFVTAAEMMLTDQAACVLAGGTESMSQAPHVIRGARWGLPLGKGGLEDMLWTALTDSYTGQAMALTAEQLAVDYSLTQDQVDEYAVLTQKRFAAAQEAGRLNDEIVPVTLKGKKGDTVVSRDEHNRPDTTVEGLRKLPKVFKKDGVVHAGAASGICDGAGSMVMATRSFVEKHGLKPMARLVNWGVSGCDPKVMGIGPAPAIRRLLERAQCQLSDVDLFEVNEAFAPQYLAVEKELGLPRDRTNVNGGAIAVGHPLGASGARITTTLVYELKRRGARYGIGSACIGGGQGIAVLVEAL; encoded by the coding sequence ATGAAGAGCGTGTCCAAGACCGAGGAGATCTACTTCCTGTCCGGCAAGCGCACCCCGTTCGGTACCTACGGGGGAGCCCTGAAGGACCTCAGCGCCACCGACCTCGCCGTGGAGTCGGCCCGGGCGGCCCTCGCCCAGGCGAAGGTGTCCCCGGAGCAGGTCCAGCACGTGGTGTACGGCAACGTCGTGCAGACCAGCTCGGACGCCATCTACCTGCCGCGTCACGTGGGCTTGCGCACCGGGGTGCCCGTGCCCGTGCCCGCGCTGGGCGTCAACCGGCTGTGCGGCTCCGGCTTCCAGGCGTTCGTCACCGCGGCCGAGATGATGCTCACCGACCAGGCGGCCTGCGTGCTGGCCGGCGGCACGGAGTCCATGAGCCAGGCGCCCCACGTCATCCGCGGCGCCCGCTGGGGCCTCCCGCTGGGCAAGGGAGGGCTGGAGGACATGCTCTGGACGGCCCTCACCGACAGCTACACCGGCCAGGCCATGGCGCTCACCGCCGAGCAGCTCGCGGTGGACTACTCGCTCACCCAGGACCAGGTGGACGAGTACGCGGTCCTCACGCAGAAGCGCTTCGCCGCCGCGCAGGAGGCGGGCCGGCTCAACGACGAAATCGTCCCCGTCACCCTCAAGGGGAAGAAGGGCGACACCGTCGTCTCGCGCGACGAGCACAACCGTCCGGACACCACGGTGGAGGGGCTGCGAAAGCTGCCCAAGGTCTTCAAGAAGGACGGCGTGGTGCACGCGGGCGCGGCCAGCGGCATCTGCGACGGCGCGGGCTCCATGGTGATGGCCACGCGCAGCTTCGTGGAGAAGCACGGCCTGAAGCCCATGGCCCGGCTGGTGAACTGGGGCGTGTCCGGGTGTGACCCGAAAGTCATGGGCATCGGCCCGGCGCCGGCCATCCGCCGGCTGCTGGAGCGCGCGCAGTGCCAGCTGTCGGACGTGGACCTGTTCGAGGTCAACGAGGCCTTCGCGCCGCAGTACCTCGCGGTGGAGAAGGAGCTGGGCCTGCCGCGTGACAGGACCAACGTCAACGGCGGCGCCATCGCCGTGGGCCACCCGCTGGGGGCCTCGGGGGCTCGCATCACCACCACGCTGGTGTACGAGCTGAAGCGTCGCGGCGCTCGCTATGGTATCGGGTCTGCCTGCATCGGCGGCGGCCAGGGCATCGCGGTGCTGGTCGAGGCACTCTGA